The proteins below come from a single Fastidiosipila sanguinis genomic window:
- a CDS encoding glutaredoxin domain-containing protein, which yields MIIYGTQDCSNCISAKEELDSLGITYEFLDLAKTKNLKEFLKLRDSMDIYKPVKERGAVGIPTFILDDESITINFDEVKEFYGA from the coding sequence ATGATTATTTATGGAACTCAAGATTGTTCAAATTGTATAAGCGCGAAAGAAGAATTAGATTCATTAGGTATTACTTATGAGTTTTTAGATCTAGCTAAAACAAAGAATCTAAAGGAATTTCTTAAATTGAGAGATAGTATGGATATCTATAAGCCAGTTAAAGAACGTGGTGCAGTAGGTATCCCAACATTCATCTTGGATGATGAAAGCATTACTATAAACTTTGATGAAGTTAAAGAATTCTATGGTGCTTAA
- a CDS encoding tRNA dihydrouridine synthase: MNDNFWKNLPKPFFVLAPMEDVTDSVFRHVIAKAARPDVFFTEFTNSLSYVHSEGRDSLNGRLFYTDDEQPMVAHVWGDNPDTYSAMSIGMAERGFKGFDINMGCPAKNVVKNGRGAGLIKRPDEAAEIIQASKISGLPVSVKTRLGYSKISEWKPWLSHILEQDIANLAIHLRTKKEMSKVPAHWELIPEIIKLRDEIAPKTLITINGDIPDYKTGMELYQKYGVDGIMIGRGVFKNPFAFDTEGRERSYQEYIDLLYYHLDTYDKLTLEEQQLSKILNRFYKIYIKEFKGASDLRVALMDTKDTASARDVLEDFFAKNPHVLEAEDEV; the protein is encoded by the coding sequence ATGAACGATAATTTTTGGAAAAATTTACCTAAACCTTTTTTTGTACTTGCACCTATGGAAGATGTTACTGATTCAGTTTTTCGTCATGTAATTGCAAAAGCTGCTAGACCAGATGTTTTTTTTACTGAATTTACAAACAGCTTAAGTTACGTGCATTCTGAGGGTAGAGATAGCTTAAACGGTAGATTGTTCTATACAGATGATGAGCAGCCTATGGTAGCACATGTTTGGGGTGATAATCCAGACACTTACTCAGCTATGAGTATTGGTATGGCCGAAAGAGGATTCAAAGGCTTCGATATTAACATGGGTTGTCCTGCTAAAAATGTAGTAAAAAACGGTAGAGGTGCAGGCTTAATTAAGAGACCAGATGAAGCTGCTGAAATTATTCAAGCTTCAAAAATCTCAGGTCTGCCAGTTAGTGTAAAAACTAGACTCGGATATTCTAAAATTTCTGAATGGAAACCATGGTTAAGTCATATCCTTGAACAAGATATTGCTAATCTAGCAATACACTTAAGAACTAAAAAGGAAATGAGTAAAGTTCCTGCTCATTGGGAATTAATACCTGAAATAATAAAGCTCAGAGATGAAATTGCTCCTAAAACACTAATTACTATAAATGGTGATATCCCTGATTACAAAACAGGAATGGAACTTTACCAAAAGTATGGTGTTGACGGTATCATGATTGGTAGAGGTGTATTTAAGAATCCTTTTGCTTTTGATACTGAGGGCAGAGAAAGATCCTACCAAGAATATATCGATCTTTTGTATTACCACTTGGACACTTATGATAAGTTAACTTTGGAAGAGCAACAACTAAGTAAAATTTTGAATAGGTTTTATAAGATCTATATTAAAGAATTTAAGGGTGCTAGTGACCTTCGAGTTGCTTTAATGGACACTAAAGATACTGCATCAGCTAGAGATGTTCTAGAAGACTTTTTTGCGAAAAATCCTCATGTGCTAGAAGCTGAAGATGAAGTATAA
- a CDS encoding MATE family efflux transporter: protein MQTKNMTKGNVLELLLKFAIPLFIGNIFQQLYSIFDTVVLGYSIGDHAIASVGATSALAGLIINFSIGLNNGFAINIANNFGSDNLEQLRKSIASTISLNLIITLVISVLSSVFMKPILKMMNVPEAIFDDAYIYIIILTIGMITTIMYNMFAGIMRAFGNSKSPLFYLIISTILNIILNLLFVVVFKWGIAGAAIATVVSQGISAVLAGINVYRSYRVYLPYKEDWKFEAATIKELLSSGFAMALMFSFIDLGSVIYSSAVNNLGDVIITAHAASRRIIIMFVMVISSIATANSTFISQNWGAGRMDRIEEGNRKSLYLGFIWSAFTLLVAIFFGKQFVVLITDTSNPEIINVASFNFLTHASCFVPLTIFIIYRTALQGVGKRAAALVSSGIELAFKIVSGFILIPSFGYNVVYFTEPVIWIACTIYLITYSRTKKPLSVDNRTVETNN from the coding sequence ATGCAAACCAAAAATATGACCAAGGGCAATGTCCTAGAATTATTATTAAAATTTGCTATACCTTTATTCATAGGTAATATATTTCAGCAGTTATATTCCATATTTGACACAGTTGTATTGGGTTACTCAATTGGTGATCATGCAATTGCTTCGGTTGGAGCCACCTCAGCTTTAGCTGGATTGATTATTAATTTCTCTATTGGTTTAAACAATGGATTTGCAATCAATATTGCCAATAATTTCGGTTCCGATAACTTAGAACAACTTAGAAAAAGTATAGCTTCAACTATTTCTCTTAACCTTATTATTACCTTGGTAATATCAGTATTATCATCAGTTTTTATGAAACCAATACTAAAAATGATGAATGTTCCTGAGGCTATTTTTGATGATGCATATATTTATATTATTATACTTACAATAGGTATGATAACCACAATTATGTATAACATGTTTGCCGGAATTATGAGAGCTTTTGGTAATTCTAAGTCACCACTATTCTATTTAATTATTTCTACAATATTAAATATCATTCTAAACTTACTGTTTGTTGTAGTTTTTAAATGGGGCATAGCTGGTGCAGCTATTGCAACTGTAGTTTCTCAAGGTATTTCAGCGGTTCTTGCTGGAATTAATGTATATAGAAGCTATAGAGTCTATTTACCTTACAAAGAAGATTGGAAATTTGAAGCTGCAACTATAAAAGAACTACTGTCTAGTGGTTTTGCTATGGCACTAATGTTTAGCTTTATTGATCTTGGTTCTGTAATTTATTCAAGTGCTGTCAATAATCTAGGTGATGTAATTATTACAGCTCATGCAGCCTCTAGAAGAATTATTATCATGTTTGTTATGGTTATATCATCCATTGCAACTGCTAACTCAACTTTCATCAGCCAAAACTGGGGAGCAGGTAGAATGGACCGAATTGAAGAAGGTAATAGAAAATCTCTATATCTAGGATTTATTTGGTCTGCATTTACATTACTTGTTGCAATTTTCTTTGGTAAGCAATTTGTTGTCTTAATAACAGATACATCTAATCCAGAAATCATTAATGTAGCATCATTTAATTTCCTAACACACGCAAGCTGTTTTGTACCATTAACAATATTTATAATTTATAGAACTGCGTTACAAGGTGTAGGAAAAAGAGCTGCTGCATTAGTTTCAAGTGGCATCGAGTTAGCTTTCAAGATAGTATCTGGGTTTATACTTATACCTAGTTTTGGTTATAATGTTGTGTATTTCACAGAACCAGTAATATGGATAGCATGCACCATTTACTTGATCACTTACAGCAGAACTAAGAAACCACTTTCTGTAGATAATAGGACAGTAGAAACTAATAACTAA
- a CDS encoding CopY/TcrY family copper transport repressor, which translates to MDTNLNKIESNMSEAEWQVMRVIWAHEGLSSSQIIQNLSPDFDWKPATIKTLLNRLLNKSYLRVEAEGNKYLYFSNISEPTHLANELISIFNNACTKKYGDLLNNLLNNIELSKTDIAELIKTLEAKAISAPEEIICQCNPGQCNC; encoded by the coding sequence ATGGATACAAACTTAAATAAAATTGAAAGTAATATGTCAGAGGCAGAATGGCAAGTCATGCGAGTTATTTGGGCTCACGAGGGTTTATCAAGTTCTCAAATAATACAGAACTTATCACCTGATTTTGATTGGAAACCTGCTACTATCAAAACTCTTTTAAATAGGCTATTAAATAAATCCTATCTCAGAGTAGAAGCAGAGGGAAATAAGTATCTTTATTTTTCAAATATATCTGAACCTACTCACTTAGCAAATGAGTTAATTTCAATATTCAACAATGCATGTACAAAGAAATACGGAGATTTACTAAATAATCTTCTAAACAATATTGAATTATCAAAAACGGATATAGCAGAATTAATCAAAACATTAGAAGCAAAAGCAATATCTGCACCTGAGGAAATTATTTGCCAATGTAATCCAGGGCAATGTAATTGTTAA
- a CDS encoding copper-translocating P-type ATPase has translation MKHFSNTQEDTAKHANAKHNEHINHDHHANHTDHDQHNHHNHHNHHDHHDHHDHSHHGNFKQLFLISLIPGILLMLISPMMGMKLPFQLTFPYSDILAIVLATLLLFIGGKPFFSGLISEFKQKFPGMMSLVSLGLSVSYIYSVFAVILRYTSNVEVMDFFFEFASLILIMLLGHWLEMKAVGKAGNAEDSLLELLPKSARLVQNDNTIKKINISDIQVGDILEVQSGEGIPADAKIIEGETRINEALLTGESKSVYKTIGDQVIAGSTNGDNRIKIQVNSEQDKSYIYQIKNLLKEAQKQGSRGENSANKISGYLFYISIFAASVSLIAWSFVADFPTGIMYMVTTLVIACPHALGLAIPLVMAKSSSLGAKHGILLKNREAYNIAEKSNVIVLDKTGTLTDGKFKIMDLEILNDNYNETEIYGLLAGIESGSSHPIAQAIIKYAEDNNIKVAQFDSSEIIKGKGVTGKYKNSNYELISLNSFKDNLYDESLELSNDEAYTSSVLTKDNEAIAIISLGDQIKESSYSLIKSLKENDLEIIMATGDNEAVAKSVADKLGIKYLAQQTPEDKYALIQKLQSEGKKVIMLGDGVNDAPALKLADLGVAIGTGTKVALDSADVILLNSEPNDLESFIKLSHNTQRKVKQNLFWGAGYNFIAIPLAAGALAWAGITITPAIGAILMSLSTIIVAINAMSLDLE, from the coding sequence ATGAAACACTTTTCTAATACTCAAGAAGACACTGCAAAGCACGCTAACGCTAAGCACAATGAGCATATTAATCATGATCATCATGCGAATCATACAGATCACGATCAACATAACCATCACAACCACCACAACCACCACGATCACCATGATCACCATGACCACAGCCACCACGGAAATTTTAAACAATTATTCCTAATTTCACTTATTCCAGGAATTTTATTAATGCTTATTTCTCCAATGATGGGGATGAAATTACCATTTCAGCTTACCTTCCCATATTCAGATATATTAGCAATTGTACTCGCTACATTACTCTTATTTATAGGGGGCAAGCCATTTTTTAGTGGTTTAATTTCTGAGTTTAAGCAAAAATTTCCAGGCATGATGTCCTTAGTTTCACTCGGACTATCTGTGTCTTATATATACAGCGTGTTTGCTGTTATTCTTCGTTACACTTCAAATGTTGAAGTTATGGATTTTTTCTTTGAATTTGCTTCACTAATATTAATTATGTTATTAGGACACTGGTTGGAAATGAAAGCTGTAGGAAAAGCTGGAAATGCTGAAGATTCTCTGTTAGAACTTTTACCAAAATCTGCACGTTTAGTTCAAAATGATAATACTATCAAAAAAATTAATATTTCAGATATTCAAGTTGGCGATATACTTGAAGTGCAATCTGGAGAAGGGATTCCAGCCGATGCAAAAATTATTGAAGGTGAGACCAGAATCAACGAAGCTTTATTAACTGGTGAAAGCAAATCAGTTTATAAGACTATAGGAGACCAAGTCATTGCTGGATCAACTAATGGTGATAATAGGATAAAAATTCAAGTTAATTCAGAACAAGATAAATCTTATATTTATCAGATCAAAAATCTATTAAAAGAAGCCCAAAAACAAGGCTCTCGCGGTGAAAATTCAGCCAATAAAATTTCAGGATATTTATTCTACATATCTATTTTTGCTGCATCGGTTTCATTAATTGCATGGAGTTTTGTTGCTGATTTTCCTACAGGTATTATGTACATGGTAACAACCTTAGTTATTGCATGCCCACATGCCTTAGGCTTGGCTATACCACTTGTAATGGCTAAATCTTCTTCATTAGGTGCTAAGCATGGTATTTTACTAAAAAATAGAGAAGCTTATAATATCGCCGAAAAATCAAACGTTATAGTCCTAGACAAAACAGGAACTCTAACCGATGGTAAGTTCAAAATAATGGACTTAGAAATTCTAAATGATAATTATAACGAAACAGAAATATATGGTTTATTAGCAGGTATTGAGTCTGGATCTAGTCACCCCATTGCTCAAGCTATAATTAAATATGCAGAAGATAATAATATTAAGGTAGCTCAATTCGACTCAAGTGAAATCATTAAAGGTAAGGGAGTTACTGGTAAATATAAGAACTCAAACTACGAATTAATAAGTTTAAACTCTTTCAAAGATAATTTATATGATGAGAGTTTAGAGTTAAGCAACGATGAAGCGTATACAAGCTCTGTTTTGACCAAAGACAACGAGGCGATTGCAATTATCTCTCTTGGTGATCAAATTAAAGAAAGCTCATACTCTTTAATTAAAAGCCTTAAAGAAAATGATCTAGAGATTATTATGGCTACTGGTGATAATGAGGCTGTTGCTAAATCAGTAGCAGATAAATTAGGTATTAAGTACCTAGCTCAACAAACTCCTGAAGATAAATATGCATTAATTCAGAAACTTCAATCTGAGGGCAAGAAGGTTATTATGTTAGGAGATGGTGTCAATGATGCCCCAGCGTTAAAGTTAGCTGACCTTGGTGTAGCAATTGGCACTGGTACTAAAGTTGCACTTGACTCAGCTGATGTTATCCTACTAAACTCAGAGCCTAATGATCTTGAATCATTTATTAAACTTTCTCATAATACTCAGAGAAAAGTTAAGCAAAATCTATTCTGGGGAGCTGGATATAATTTCATAGCAATACCACTAGCAGCCGGAGCTTTAGCCTGGGCAGGAATTACTATAACCCCAGCAATAGGTGCAATATTAATGTCTTTATCAACTATAATAGTAGCTATTAACGCTATGAGCTTAGATTTAGAATAA
- a CDS encoding FUSC family protein: protein MDQKTELTFIEKIKYQAILLIPGMRILKTALGLFIISLIFSLTPLSRNNITHAAIAVVVGMQVDFKSSLQKSLSRIKGTFIAGVYAYLTISLLIHFNIEKTSIIYIFLISLLCIPLIKLLLFLRSKSSVLIACIVYVLITLGSAYENPAEYAFFRTIDTVIGLSLALFINWLPFLNTLGKKIDNLKNKAERALKIELSSNEFDNI, encoded by the coding sequence ATGGACCAAAAAACTGAACTAACATTTATAGAAAAAATTAAATATCAAGCTATACTACTTATTCCTGGTATGAGAATTCTAAAAACAGCATTGGGATTATTTATTATTTCCTTGATTTTTTCCTTAACCCCATTATCTAGAAATAATATAACTCACGCTGCTATTGCTGTAGTTGTTGGAATGCAAGTTGATTTTAAATCCTCATTACAGAAATCTTTAAGTAGAATAAAAGGTACTTTTATAGCAGGTGTCTATGCGTATTTGACTATAAGTTTACTTATTCATTTCAACATAGAGAAAACATCAATTATATATATTTTCCTTATAAGTTTACTTTGCATACCTTTGATCAAGTTATTACTATTTCTAAGGAGTAAAAGTTCTGTACTAATTGCTTGCATTGTATATGTGCTAATCACTCTAGGATCAGCATATGAAAATCCAGCTGAATATGCATTTTTTAGAACTATAGATACAGTTATTGGACTAAGTCTGGCATTGTTTATAAATTGGTTACCTTTTTTAAATACCTTAGGAAAGAAGATAGACAATTTAAAAAATAAAGCTGAAAGAGCATTAAAAATCGAATTATCTTCAAATGAATTTGACAATATATAA
- a CDS encoding DUF2871 domain-containing protein — MRKYLNYARLYAIAAMIAGVFYREFTKWNGFEGETMLGKVHGHLFFLGMLVFIIVALFERFGNLDQYPSFKKFKITYNIGLPFTAIMMMVRGITEVLNISLTKGMDYTISGLAGIAHILTGVGLIFLLSTLQKCASDIDKRKVETKAMPNNAKII; from the coding sequence ATGAGAAAATATTTAAATTATGCAAGATTATACGCAATCGCAGCAATGATAGCTGGTGTATTTTACCGTGAATTTACTAAATGGAATGGTTTCGAAGGTGAGACTATGCTAGGAAAGGTACATGGTCATTTATTTTTCTTAGGGATGCTTGTTTTCATTATAGTTGCGCTCTTTGAAAGATTTGGAAATTTAGACCAATACCCATCATTTAAGAAATTCAAGATAACTTATAATATTGGATTACCTTTTACAGCAATTATGATGATGGTAAGGGGTATAACAGAAGTCCTGAATATTAGTTTAACTAAAGGTATGGATTATACAATTTCAGGCTTAGCAGGTATTGCTCATATACTAACTGGTGTTGGATTAATTTTCCTTTTGAGTACTTTACAAAAATGTGCAAGTGATATTGATAAGAGAAAAGTTGAAACTAAAGCTATGCCAAATAACGCCAAGATCATTTAA
- a CDS encoding HIRAN domain-containing protein, with the protein MNELVKKEQENLIEYLINQKTGLDLPKPYERDIYLFDSHVAGTSFIENIESVVEKLKEDDRLVFYREPDNEIDPQAIRIETLAQEKIGYVPRQDNIIFSRLMDAGKVLFARVVEKELLGKWHKINIKIYLHES; encoded by the coding sequence ATGAATGAATTAGTAAAAAAAGAGCAAGAGAATTTAATAGAGTATTTGATAAACCAAAAAACTGGATTAGATTTACCAAAACCTTATGAAAGAGATATTTATCTTTTTGATAGTCATGTAGCAGGGACAAGTTTTATTGAGAATATTGAATCTGTAGTAGAGAAATTAAAGGAAGATGACCGACTGGTTTTTTATCGTGAACCAGACAATGAAATTGATCCACAAGCTATTCGTATAGAAACTTTAGCACAAGAAAAAATCGGTTATGTTCCACGACAAGACAATATTATTTTTTCTAGACTAATGGATGCAGGAAAAGTTCTTTTTGCTAGAGTGGTTGAAAAAGAATTACTAGGTAAGTGGCATAAAATAAACATAAAAATATACCTGCATGAAAGTTAG
- a CDS encoding molecular chaperone DnaJ: MGQIIEFQEYKKAKDRIKELKNVLEELIFERDHLKFVVCENLKAEYLLKFGSLEYRIYKAYCEYLRLRRKRELIQAKKNRQEKIEMDEIENQLDEEFVEYKKKLNEKINEMNDALKRAELEALSDEDSKTIKKLYKGIVKIIHPDINPSITEEQQELFYKATEAYEHGDLTTIQIINDIVTSGSIDDLDSIPTNKLKDEVKRLEDLVEEIKTNIELVKSTPPYTWKPLLEDDDKRTNKKNELEDILGSYEEAVKTQEEYINDLLGRKHE; the protein is encoded by the coding sequence ATGGGTCAAATTATTGAGTTTCAAGAGTATAAAAAAGCCAAGGATAGAATTAAAGAATTGAAAAATGTTCTAGAAGAATTAATATTTGAAAGAGACCATCTTAAATTCGTAGTCTGTGAAAATTTAAAAGCTGAATATTTGCTTAAGTTTGGCAGCCTCGAATATAGAATATACAAAGCATATTGCGAATATCTACGTTTGCGTAGAAAAAGAGAATTAATTCAAGCAAAGAAGAATCGTCAAGAAAAAATAGAAATGGATGAAATTGAAAACCAACTTGATGAAGAATTTGTTGAATATAAAAAGAAGTTAAATGAAAAGATTAATGAAATGAATGATGCCTTAAAACGAGCTGAGTTAGAGGCCTTATCTGATGAAGATTCTAAGACTATAAAAAAGCTATACAAAGGAATTGTTAAAATAATACACCCAGATATTAATCCCTCAATTACTGAAGAACAACAGGAACTATTTTATAAGGCTACTGAAGCATATGAACATGGAGATTTAACTACCATACAGATAATAAACGATATAGTCACCAGTGGAAGTATTGATGATTTGGATTCCATACCTACAAACAAATTGAAAGATGAGGTAAAAAGACTAGAAGATTTGGTAGAAGAAATTAAAACAAACATTGAATTGGTTAAATCGACCCCTCCATACACTTGGAAACCTTTACTAGAAGATGATGATAAAAGAACCAATAAAAAGAATGAATTGGAAGATATTTTAGGCAGCTATGAAGAAGCCGTAAAGACACAAGAAGAATATATAAATGATTTGTTAGGTAGGAAACATGAATGA
- a CDS encoding carotenoid biosynthesis protein produces MNWINSFEIICYFIVSILLIDILKNKKYRELGLLISGALAGFALELLAVRLTDIYYYSDDFFISIGVAPYQFPFFGGLMWGGITVCALRIAKKFRLSNIMTALVSGWLIVSMDLLLDVIAIRLDGGFWVWDGRPINLDINHHMFMSVIWVNFLGYMFEVPAIVYMTLRSCEKDKTKTRLNVIRSILIGLGGVAFVGICSYISLFLNEITDEWFAFVAFVTLWIFVLLKLVLSLINQRKHIIISQKKDWTIIIFWFAMYAYCIAGLFKLGIMQAVPLYGAFAILLFVMTMSLTIVDVRKGHKRG; encoded by the coding sequence ATGAACTGGATAAATAGTTTTGAAATAATATGTTATTTTATCGTTTCTATCTTGCTTATAGATATTCTTAAGAACAAAAAATATCGAGAATTAGGTCTGCTAATTTCTGGAGCTTTGGCAGGATTTGCTTTAGAACTTTTGGCCGTTAGACTTACAGATATTTACTATTACAGTGATGACTTTTTTATAAGCATTGGTGTTGCTCCATATCAATTCCCATTCTTTGGTGGCCTCATGTGGGGTGGAATAACCGTCTGTGCTTTGAGAATAGCTAAGAAATTTAGACTAAGCAATATAATGACAGCCTTAGTATCCGGATGGCTAATAGTCAGCATGGATTTACTTCTCGATGTGATTGCGATTAGATTAGATGGTGGTTTCTGGGTATGGGACGGTCGTCCAATTAATTTAGATATCAATCACCATATGTTCATGAGCGTAATCTGGGTAAACTTTTTGGGTTATATGTTTGAAGTGCCTGCAATAGTTTATATGACTTTAAGAAGCTGCGAAAAAGATAAAACTAAAACAAGATTGAACGTCATAAGATCAATACTGATAGGACTTGGTGGTGTAGCTTTTGTAGGAATCTGTAGTTATATTTCTTTATTCTTAAATGAAATTACTGATGAGTGGTTTGCCTTTGTTGCTTTTGTAACATTGTGGATTTTTGTATTACTAAAACTTGTATTAAGCTTAATCAATCAAAGAAAACACATTATTATAAGTCAGAAGAAGGACTGGACTATTATTATATTTTGGTTTGCTATGTACGCTTATTGTATAGCTGGTTTATTTAAACTAGGGATTATGCAAGCAGTACCTTTATATGGCGCTTTTGCTATTCTATTATTTGTAATGACAATGTCCTTGACGATTGTTGATGTAAGGAAAGGTCACAAAAGAGGATAG